In Corallococcus caeni, the genomic stretch CTGCGCGTTGCCGGTGGCACAGCTCTGGATGCCATTGAACCGCGAGACACAGCCCTGCGCCTGCGACTCCTGCGTGTCCATGGGAGCCTGTGCGCCGTCGTCCGGTCCCTGGCAACCCGCCAGGGTCAGGAAAGCCGCCGCCATCGCGAATGCCGTCTTCATCGTCCGCATGTCTTCGACCTCGAAAAAGGGGGTGTGTTTCACCCGGGGGTGAAACACCGGGCACGAGACCTCCCGCGCCCGGCGGCCAGCGCTCCTGCACCCTCCGAGCCAGTAACCTGCGAAAACAAATGTTCCTGTTTACGCAGCAAAACGAGCTGACGCAGCAAGTCGCTGTAGCCCCGCATGTCACAGGTGTCTGGGTTTGTAGCGTGCACCGTCACGGCGGGACGGCCTCGTAGGGGCTCCCACTGTTGCGGCTCGGCTACACTCGCCGCATGCACGCCGTCACTTCCGACCCCGCGGTCCTTCCGCCCCGGCTTCCGTCAGGGCTTCCCTGGGTGGGCCAGGGGCTGGAGTACCGCAAGGACCCGCTGGGCTTCTTCCTGCGCTACGCGGGCGCGGGCGCGGTGGTGCGGACCCGCTTCGTGGGGACGGCCGTCTACCTGCTCAACACGTCGGAGGCCATCGAGCACGTGCTGGTGAAGAACTTCCGCAACTACCCGAAGGACGCCTTCCAGAAGCGCGCCCTGGAGGCGGTGGTGGGCCAGGGGCTGTTCACCAGCCACGGCGACGTCTGGATGCGGCGGCGGCGGATGATGCAGCCGGCCTTCCACAAACACCTGCTGGCCGCGCACGGGAGCGTGGCGGTGAGGGCCGCGAACACCTGGCTCGAGTCACGGCGGGAGGGAGAGGCCTTCAACGCGTACCCGGAGATGATGGCGCTGACGCTGGACGTGGTGGCCGGGACGCTCTTCGGTGCGGACCTCTCCGCGCGGGCGCGGGAGCTGGGGCGGGCCATGGAGGCGGTGATGCTGCACGCCCAGTTCCTCTTCGACACGCCCCTCCCGCTGCCGGCCTGGGTGCCCACGCCGGGGCAGCGGCGGTTCCAGGCCGCCCTGCGCACCCTGCACGCCGTCGTGGACGACGTGGTGGAGGTTCGGAGGAGGCAGGGCGGTCCCGGAGACGACCTGCTGGGCCTGCTGCTGGAGGCGCAGGCCGGGGAAGGCGAGCCCCTGACGGACGCGCAGTTGCGCGACGAATGTCTGACGTTGATGATCGCCGGGCATGAGACGACGGCCGCGGCGCTGGCGCTCAGTCTGTGGTTGCTGGCGCGTCACCCGGAGGCGGAGGCCGCGCTGCGGCGGGAGCTGGGAGGCCGCGAGCCCACGGTGGCGGACCTGCCGTCGCTGCCGTACTGCGAGCAGGTGGTGAAGGAGTCGCTGCGTTTGTATCCGCCCGCGTGGGGCATGAGCCGGGTGGCGGAGGCGGACGACCGGATGGACGGCGTCCACGTCCCCGCCGGCACGGTGGTCGCGTGGTCACAGTGGGCGCTGCACCGTGACGCGCGCCACTTCCCGGAGCCGGAGGCCTTCCGTCCCGAGCGCTGGGCGGACGGGCTGGAGCGGCGCCTCCCACGCTTCGCCTGGTGTCCCTTCGGAGGAGGGCCCCGGCTCTGCATCGGCGCGGGCTCCGCGTTGATGGTGATTCGCCTGGTGCTGGCCACGCTGCTCCAGCGCTTCCACTTCGACGCCGGGCCCGGGCCCGCACCCGAGGTCCTCCCCGCCATCACCCTGCGTCCGAAGGGCGGCATCCCGCTCACGCCACGGGCGGTGTAGCGCAGGGACGGCTACCCGTTCTCGCGGAGCCAGAACCAGCGCCCGTTGGAGCGGAGTGCTCCCGCGAGGAACTCGGAAAACGAACCGGCGATCTGGCGGCAGTAGTCTGGGTCCGGGAACGCTTCGTTGTAGCCGTCGCGGATGGGGTATCGGCCGTTGGAGTGCTGGTTCACATCGAGAAGGATGTAGTTGCTGTCCTGCACCTCGGCGATGGCGAACCAGGACGCAGGCCCCGCGCGGTCGGTATCGTCCTTGCGCATCACGACCCGTGCCCGGCGAATCCGCTCCAGGGGGAGGAAGGAGAAGGCGGGGTCCACGGGGTCGAACAGGTCCGCACCGTCGCAGTGCAGATAAAAGGCTCGGAGGTCCGGGTCGAGACGCCACCCTACCCTTTGCTCGAACGCATCGATTTGTTCCGGCGTTGCGGGTGGGCGGACGTGATGGAGGCGTGAGACCTCTTCGAGCAAGTCGCTCATCGACATGGGTCTACTCTCCGTAGGGATGGTCCGGGCCCACCTGCGTCCACGGAGGCTCGTTCGCGTAGCACTGGTTGTAGAGGCCGAACAGGTCCTGATGGATGTCCTTGGGGAACGGGAGGATGTTGTCCCAGTCCGTGGGATTGCCTCCATGCCAGAGGTCCCGGATGTGGTGCCCTTCGAAAGGCTTCCCGTTGGCTTCGGCGGGCCACGCCCCAAAGCGTTCCGCCCACTGGCCACGGAATCCCTCCCTGATGTTCTTCCAGCGACCGCGGGCTGCCTCCGTCTGGAGCGGGCTGAGCGTCCCGTAGTTGCAGCAGCACTGAGTCAGCCCGAACCGGCTCCCAGCCCTGACCATCGTGCCTTCGAAGTCCATCTTCACATCCGCCAGCCACATGCAGCCCTGAAGCACATGCCCACTCCCAGCACACTTCTCCTGGCAGTAGGTCATGAGCTGGGAGCTGCACTGCCACGGGCCGTAGTGGATGACGGTCCGGAACTGGCCCCCGCCAGGCACGTCCACGCGAGGTCCTACCCACTTGCGGACGGCTCCAGCGGTCGCGGGAAGGGGTGCTTCGGCGCAAGCGGTCAGGAGCAGTGCTCCCACGAGGAGTCCCAGTTTGAGTTGCATCGAGTGGAACTCTACTCAAGGGTGAACACTCCCCACGTCGTCGTCCCTGGAGGCGGACGATTTTCCGGCCCCGGACGCTTCCGGTTCCAGGGGGGCGGATCCACTTTTGGCGGTGAGGAGTCACACACCCCATGGATGCGGAAGGCACATCGGAGCTGGGGGCCGCGAAGGTTCCCCTCGTATCCACCCAGAAGCAGCAGCGCACGCGGCGCACGCCCCGGAAGCTGAAGCCCTCGCGGCTCCAGGCCGTGGACTTCCGCTCCGTGGAGGAGCGCATGGACGCCGGCCGCGCCCTGCGCAAGCGCTGTCCCCGTGGCAGCCACGCCACGTGGAAGGCGTTCCGGGGACGCGACCCGCTCGCGCAGCTCAAGGAGTCCGACGCCACGCGGCTGCCGTGGCTGGTGCCCGTGCGCCATGAGCGCATGTCGGAGTCCCCCTTCGCCTTCCTGCGCGGCACGCCCTTCGTCATGGCGCGCGACCTGGCCCACACGCCGAACAGCGGCCTGCGCAGCCAGATTTGCGGCGACGCGCACCTGGCCAACTTCGGCCTGTTCGGCACGCCCGAGCGCAACCTCATCTTCGACCTCAACGACTTCGACGAGACGCTGCCCGGCCCCTTCGAATGGGACGTGAAGCGCCTGGCCGCCAGCTTCGTCATGGCGGCGAAGCAGAACGGCCTGGGCGCTCGCTGCGGGAAGAAGGCCGCGCGCAAGGCCGTGGAGTCCTACCGGCTCACCATGCGCGAGCTGACGACCAAGAGCCTGCTGGAGGTCTGGTCGCTGCACGTGGACGCGAAGGAGCTGAAGAACGCCGGCTCCGACGACACCGCGAGGCTGGCCACGGAGGCGGTGGAGAAGGCGAAGCGGCACACCAGCGCGCACGCGGTGGAGAAGCTCACCGTCGAGCGCAACGGCCAGCGCCACCTGGCCTACCAGCCGCCCCTGCTCTTCCCGCTCACGGCGGTGAAGATGGACGTGTCGCCGTCGGAGCTGGAGCGGCGCATCAAGCGGCTCACGGTGGGCTACCTGGAGTCGCTGGACGGCGCGGTGCGCGACCTGTGCCTGCGCTACCAGCGCAAGGAGTGGGGCTTCAAGGTCGTGGGCGTGGGCAGCGTGGGGCTCCAGGCCTACGTCGTGCTGTGTGAAGGCAACGGCGGGGAGGACCCGCTGGTGTTGCAGCTCAAGGAGGCGAAGGCGTCTGTCTTGGAGCCCTACCTGGGACCCAGCGAGTTCCACAGCGCGGGCGAGCGCGTGGTGGTGGGCCAGCGGCGCATGCAGGCGTTCTCCGACCTGTTCCTCGGCTGGACGGAGGTGGAGGGCATGGGCGCCTTCTACGTGCGCCAGCTGCGCGACATGAAGGGCGCGCTGGACGCGGAGAAGATGGACGCGCCCGTGTTCCAGGACTACGCGGACGCCTGTGGCGCCACCCTGGCCCGCGCGCATGCGCGCACCGGCGACGCCGCGCTCATCGCGGGATACCTGGGCACCAACGCCCACTTCGACGAAGCCGTCGCGGAGTTCGCCTGCGCCTATGCGGATCAGGTGGAGTCCGACTACGGGAACTTCATCGACGCGCAGGCGAAGGCGCTGGAAGCACTCACGCATTGAGAAAACAGGCGTTGTGGGATGCACAGCCATTCGTCCCGAAGTCTGTCATTGATTGACGGACGCGAGGGTCAGCCCCAGTTATTCCCTACCCTCCGGCTGTAATTCTTCACCCACCCTCAACCCCCACCCGCCCGCGCGGGCCGGTGGACCCCGTCCCGCTGTCTCCGGAGGAGGGGCGGTGTCCACCATCACGCGCACCCCCGCCCATGACGACCCGTACGAACTGGCTGTCCGCTGCCGTGCTGACCGTGGCCCTCTACGTCGCGCCGGCCTCCGCGCAGTCCTTGCAGTGCGTGAACACGGACTCCACCGAAGCCGTGGCCATCACGGCGGTCGCCACCGCGGTGAACGCGGCGCAGACCGCGGCGGACACCACCCGGAATGCCCTCACGACGCTGAACCTGTTCACCATCCTCGCGGCCACCCAGCAGAACACCTCCGCGCTCCTGGCGGTCGCCCAGGCCGAAGCGGCGGTGGCGCTGCTGACGCCCTCGGCACTGACGACGGACCTCCGCGCTCCGCTCGCCACGGCCACCTCCGGCATCAGCAGCCTGCGCGACGCCACCACCTCGCTGCTGGCGGGGAACCCCGGTGCCGCGCAGCAGGCCTTCACCGTGGCGCTCGGGCAGGTGGACTCGGCGGTGGGCCTGGCCCGCTCGCTGCCCCCGCTCTGCCGGCCGTGACGCCCGCGGGCGCTCAGCCCGCCAGCCGCGTCCCGTCGTCCTGATGAGTGAAGAGTTTCACGCCCAGGCGCTCGCGGACGTCCGCGTGCGCCTGGGCGGCCTCAGGGGTCCGTTGCAGTTGTGATTCCGCAAGGCCAGGATGCCGCGCCTCCTGAGCTTCCGGGAGTCACTCTCAGGGGACTTCTGCCGAGGGAGCTTGCAAAGATCGCAGATACCTTCTGACGCCGGATTCAGAGCTTCGGCGCCGGATTTCTCGGCGGCCTCGATCGGTGAACGCACCACGTGGGTGCTCACCATGGCCCCCTGCTTGACGGGAGGCGCTGGACTCCGAGAGTGTCCGGAATGGCATCGAGGGCATCCTGCTCAACCACGCGATGCTGTGGGAGGCCCTGCGGTCCAAGGTGCGCACGGAGGGAGGACCCTCAGCGGTAGGTTCGCAGGGGCAAGGGCATGCGCTTGGAGTTCCTGATGCGGCTTCCATGGCTGGTGCTGTCCCTGCTCTGGGCGCTGGCCGGGTGTAGCGGTGCGACGAAGGTCGTCCGGCTCGACACGGGGCGCGGTGCGCCTGTCGTCCAGGTGCCCCGCGCGCCTGGAGCCGCCGGGCGCGTCACGCTGGATGAGGAAGCGCTAAAGGAATCCGTGGCGAGGCTGGCGCGGGACATCCGCCTGTCGCCCCGTGCCCAGGAAGCCGCCCGGCGTCTGTTCGAGGTGGAGCCCCGGAGCGGTTCGTACCTGGTGGACGTGAAGCGCCGCCGCATCACGCCACTCGGGCCGGGTGAGCACCTGTCCGCCGAGCCGTCGCGGCCCGACGAGGAGCTGACCCGCGCCTACTTGCGCTGGTGCGGACGGACCGGACGGGCCGGTGACTGTCTGGGCCTGCTGAAGGAGAGCCCGGTCATCACAGGAGACGCGCGCTTCGCCCTGGCGCTCGCGCTGGCGAAGGGAGCCGTGCTGGAGGAGCTGTGGGACGCCGTGAAGGACATGGCGAATCCCGAGGCGCTGATGCAGGCCGCTTTGTGGACAGCGGCCACGTATGCGCTGCTCTGGACGGTACCTGAGCCCGCGACGAAGGGCGTGGCGGCGGTGATCTCGGCGGGGCTCATCGCCTACGTGGGCATCGACACGTTCTGGGCACTCATCCAGGGCTTCCGGTACCTGATGGTGGAGTCGGACGCGGCGCTGACGTTCGACGAGTTGCGCGGCGCGGGAGAGCGATTCGGCAAGGTGATGGGCCGGCAGGCGGCGCGGGCCTTCGTGGTGCTGGCGACGGCGGCCATCGGAAGCACGGGCGCGACGCTTGGGGCGAAACTCCCGGGCCTGCCAGGGGCAGCCCAGGCCGCGGTCCGGGCCGAGGCGGAAGCCGGCGTGGTCTACGCGGCCGTGGGACAGGTCGAGTCCGTCGCCATCGCCGCGGACGGCTTCACGTTCAGCCTCGCGCCGGGCGCGGTCGCGATGTCATCGAGTGGAACTCGCGGCGGTGGGAGCGCCTCCTCTGGACACAAGGCCTGGCAGACACACCGGGGCATGACGAAGGCGCGAGGAAGAGCAGGCCCGAACAGCGAGTGGCACCACGTCGTCGAGCAGACAGAGGGGAATGTTCGTCAGTTCGGACCTGAAGCGATACACAACACCGAGAATGTCATCGCCCTGGACAAGGCGCTTCACGACATGGTCAGCGCGTTCTATTCCAGGAAGTACCCTCTCATCACTCGTTCACGCGTCCTGACCATTCGAGAGTGGCTGAGTACGCAGTCGTACGCAGCCCAACGCGATTTCGGTTTGCTCGCCATTGAAAACATCAAGAAGGGAGTCTGGCGATGACTCTGGAGGGACTGGTCAGGGAGTTCGCCGAGAACGTCGCGGCACAGACGGACGCGATCTTCCAGGTGGGTGCGGATCCCGAGGACAAACACGGAGACCGGTACATCGCGGCTTTTGATGAACTCCGTGCCCGAGGTAATGAAGGAAGAGAGGCGCTTTGCATCCTCCTGAAGCACCCCAGGATAGACGTGAGGGCCACGGCTGCTGCCTTCCTGCTCCGTTACCGCACCGCAGAGGCCAGAGCAGTGCTGGAGGAGGCTGCGAAAGGAGAAGGGCTCGTTGCTTTCGGCGCCCAGCAGACGTTGAACGGATGGGGAGAAGGCGTCTGGGACTTGGATCCGGAATAGCGGAGGGGCCTCCCGTGAACCCCTCCTTGTCGGGCGCCGCGCTCGCCATCTCTCCATGAAGACAAAGGACCTCAAGACGCTGACGCTGGAAGAGTTGATCGCGCGCTTTCACGAGCTTTCAGCGAAACACGGTCATTTATTGAACGCGCTCAATACTCGCGCCGCCAACAAGGAGTACAAGCACGCGGCCGCCGTCAGGAAAGAGCTGCGTACCCGTGGGCCCGATGCGGAGAAGTGCCTGCTGGTATTGCTGACCGATCCGGAGCCAGGGACGCGGTATTGGGCCGCGACGGCCGCCTTGGGCTTCGCGCCCAGCGAGGCAGAACGTGCGCTTGCCCTGTTGTCGGAGCCGCCGCCGACGCTGTTGAGTGTGAGTGCGGCGATGACCCTGCGCGCATGGAAGAACGGAACCCTTCCCCTGGAAGAGTAGAACCGCTCAGCCCACCAGCCGCGTCCAGTCGTCCTCGTGGAGGAAGAGCCTCACGCCCAGTCGCTCGCAGATGTCCGCGTGCGCCTGGGCGGCGGGGCCTCCCACCCAGAGGGGCAGGTCCTTCGGCAGCGCGTCCCTCAGGCGCGTGAGCACGTCCTCGAACACCGTGGCGCCCCGGTTCATCACCGCGGACAGGCCCACCACGTCTGGCTTTGCTCGCGCCACCGTCTCGCCCAGCCCTTCGGCGGGCACGCGCTGCCCCAGCAGCGTCACGCGCAGGCCCGCGTGGCGCAGCCGCAGCGCCGCGCCCAGCAGGCCAATCTCGTGCTCCTCCTCCGGGAAGCACGCCAGCACCGCGTGCCTGCGCCCTCCCCGGGGCGCGCCGTGCAGCAGGCTCACCAGCCGCTCACGCACCACCTGGGTCACCAGGTGCTCCTGCGCCACCGACAGCGCTCCCGCGTGCCAGCGCTCGCCCACCTCGCGCTGCACCGGCACCAGCACGTCCTCGAAGGCCTTCAGCGGCGGCAGCGAGGCCAGCACCTCGTCCAGGATGCGCGCCACGCGGGGCTGGTCATACGCCTCGGCCGCGGCCATCACCGCCGCGCGCCACGCGTCCGGCTGCGGGCCGGGCCGGTCGTCCGTGGCTTCTCGGGCCGGCGGGGGTGGCGCTTCCAGCTCCGCGCGCAGCTGGGGCAGCAGCTTCGCCGCCTCGCTGATGGCCACGCCCTCGTCCGTCAGCGCCTTGAGCCGCTTGAGCAGGGCCACGTCGCGGTCGGTGTAGACGCGGTAGCCCGCGGGCGTGCGCTCGGGCACCAGCACCCCGTAGCGGCGCTCCCAGGCGCGAATGAGCTCCACGCGGACCCCCGACAGCTCCGCGGCGATGTGGATGCGATAGGTGCGCTCAGCCATGGTGTGCGTGCTTCAAGGTCGGTTCTGCGCGTTTCGCGCCTGTTGCCAGACCGCGATGAGTTCCTCCGCGGACTCCGCGTACTGCGCGCCCAGCGTGAACAGCGTCTTCAGGTGCTCGCGCGCGCCGGGTCCGCCTACCACCACCGGCACGGGCGCGCACGCATGCATCACTTCGGACAACACGGTGACGAAATCCTCCGCATCCCGCCGGCGGATGAACGACAGCGCCACCACGTCCGGGCGCAACTGCCTGCACGCCCCCTGAAGCGCCTCCGCGGGCGTGTCCGCGCCCAGCAGCGTCACCCGCCAGCCCCGCGCCTTGAGATGCACGCCCAGCGCCAGGAGCCCCCCCTCGTGGTGGTCCTTCGCCGGACAGGCGAGGAGCCCCCGAGGCCCGTCGCCCACGCGCTCCATCCCCGCCAGCAGCATGCGCAGCCGCTGCCGCACCAGCGCGGACGCCATGTGCTCGCGCGCCACGTCCAGGCGGGAGGTCATCTCCCGCAGCAGCGGGATGAGGACGGTGTCGCAATAGGCGGTCGCGTCCAGCCCCACCTGGGCCTCGGACAGGACCCCGTCCGCCCCTTCCGCGTCCAGCATCATCACCGCCGTCCAGAAGCGCTCCAGCCTCGGCGGCTCCGGCGGGAGGGTGCGCGCGGGTTCGTCGCGCACCTGGGCGATGGCCTCGCTCACCGAGAGGCCCTCCTCCATCAGCTTCGCCACCCGGCGGACGGCCTCCACCTCGTCGCGTGAATAGACGCGGTAGTTGTTCTCGCTGCGCTCCGGGCGCGGGAACCCGTAGCGGCGCTCCCAGGCGCGCAGCGTGGCCTCGCGGATGCCGGTGAGCCGGGCGATGGTGCGGATGCGCAGACTCATGGGCCCAGGCCTCGCGCGCGGTCCCAGCGCTCCGCCACGCCGCGCGCCCCCGCCACCTTCCGAGTGAAGCCCTCCAGGCCCGTCGCCTCGGACACCCGCCGCACCACCGACTCCAGGCCGCTCTGGAAGCGCGCGAGCGGCCCGGCCTCGTGCGGCGCGCCGACCTCCAGCAACACGTCCGGCCGCTCGTGTTCGAAGAAGGCGTAGCGGATGGCGATGGGCACGCACTCCGCCTTCGCGGCCCGGGCCAGCAGTTCCACGCCGCGCTCCAACTGGAGCGGGTGGACGCCGAAGGGCCGGTGCTCCCCTTCCGGAAAGACACACACCGCCGCGTTCGGCTTGCGCAAGAGCTCCTTCGCGTACCGCAGCGAGGACAAGGACGACATCGCGTCCTGCTTGCGGATGCTGAACGCGCCCATCTTCGTGTGGAAGGGGTAGCGGCGCAGGTTCTCCTCGTCCATGAGGCAGTAGCCGTCCCAGCCCGCCACCTGGCAGAGCTGGTGCAGCACGAAGCCGTCCCACCAGTTGCTGTGGTTCAGGTAGACGAGCCGGCCCACGCCGTCGGAGGGCAGCTCGCCGCGCACCCACAGGCCGCGGAACGTCGAGCGGACCTTCCACCCGATGTACCGGTCCACCGCCCACCCGAAGGGCCCACCCTTGGCCGCGCGGATCAAGACGCCCGCGCCTCCTTGAGCCGCAGGAGCGCCGTGAACAGCGCGAGTCCCAGCGACACCAGGATGCTGGTGATGAGGAAGAAGAGGATCTCCTCCAGCGGCACGGCGCCCACGTACACGCCCACGTGGCGTCCCTCGCCGAAGTTCCAGATGCCGGTGGAGATGGCCAGGTGGTC encodes the following:
- a CDS encoding MerR family transcriptional regulator, whose amino-acid sequence is MAERTYRIHIAAELSGVRVELIRAWERRYGVLVPERTPAGYRVYTDRDVALLKRLKALTDEGVAISEAAKLLPQLRAELEAPPPPAREATDDRPGPQPDAWRAAVMAAAEAYDQPRVARILDEVLASLPPLKAFEDVLVPVQREVGERWHAGALSVAQEHLVTQVVRERLVSLLHGAPRGGRRHAVLACFPEEEHEIGLLGAALRLRHAGLRVTLLGQRVPAEGLGETVARAKPDVVGLSAVMNRGATVFEDVLTRLRDALPKDLPLWVGGPAAQAHADICERLGVRLFLHEDDWTRLVG
- a CDS encoding DUF2252 domain-containing protein, which translates into the protein MDAEGTSELGAAKVPLVSTQKQQRTRRTPRKLKPSRLQAVDFRSVEERMDAGRALRKRCPRGSHATWKAFRGRDPLAQLKESDATRLPWLVPVRHERMSESPFAFLRGTPFVMARDLAHTPNSGLRSQICGDAHLANFGLFGTPERNLIFDLNDFDETLPGPFEWDVKRLAASFVMAAKQNGLGARCGKKAARKAVESYRLTMRELTTKSLLEVWSLHVDAKELKNAGSDDTARLATEAVEKAKRHTSAHAVEKLTVERNGQRHLAYQPPLLFPLTAVKMDVSPSELERRIKRLTVGYLESLDGAVRDLCLRYQRKEWGFKVVGVGSVGLQAYVVLCEGNGGEDPLVLQLKEAKASVLEPYLGPSEFHSAGERVVVGQRRMQAFSDLFLGWTEVEGMGAFYVRQLRDMKGALDAEKMDAPVFQDYADACGATLARAHARTGDAALIAGYLGTNAHFDEAVAEFACAYADQVESDYGNFIDAQAKALEALTH
- a CDS encoding lysophospholipid acyltransferase family protein; translation: MIRAAKGGPFGWAVDRYIGWKVRSTFRGLWVRGELPSDGVGRLVYLNHSNWWDGFVLHQLCQVAGWDGYCLMDEENLRRYPFHTKMGAFSIRKQDAMSSLSSLRYAKELLRKPNAAVCVFPEGEHRPFGVHPLQLERGVELLARAAKAECVPIAIRYAFFEHERPDVLLEVGAPHEAGPLARFQSGLESVVRRVSEATGLEGFTRKVAGARGVAERWDRARGLGP
- a CDS encoding MerR family transcriptional regulator, which produces MSLRIRTIARLTGIREATLRAWERRYGFPRPERSENNYRVYSRDEVEAVRRVAKLMEEGLSVSEAIAQVRDEPARTLPPEPPRLERFWTAVMMLDAEGADGVLSEAQVGLDATAYCDTVLIPLLREMTSRLDVAREHMASALVRQRLRMLLAGMERVGDGPRGLLACPAKDHHEGGLLALGVHLKARGWRVTLLGADTPAEALQGACRQLRPDVVALSFIRRRDAEDFVTVLSEVMHACAPVPVVVGGPGAREHLKTLFTLGAQYAESAEELIAVWQQARNAQNRP
- a CDS encoding SMI1/KNR4 family protein is translated as MSMSDLLEEVSRLHHVRPPATPEQIDAFEQRVGWRLDPDLRAFYLHCDGADLFDPVDPAFSFLPLERIRRARVVMRKDDTDRAGPASWFAIAEVQDSNYILLDVNQHSNGRYPIRDGYNEAFPDPDYCRQIAGSFSEFLAGALRSNGRWFWLRENG
- a CDS encoding DUF2019 domain-containing protein, whose product is MTLEGLVREFAENVAAQTDAIFQVGADPEDKHGDRYIAAFDELRARGNEGREALCILLKHPRIDVRATAAAFLLRYRTAEARAVLEEAAKGEGLVAFGAQQTLNGWGEGVWDLDPE
- the sitA5 gene encoding SitA5 family polymorphic toxin; this encodes MRLPWLVLSLLWALAGCSGATKVVRLDTGRGAPVVQVPRAPGAAGRVTLDEEALKESVARLARDIRLSPRAQEAARRLFEVEPRSGSYLVDVKRRRITPLGPGEHLSAEPSRPDEELTRAYLRWCGRTGRAGDCLGLLKESPVITGDARFALALALAKGAVLEELWDAVKDMANPEALMQAALWTAATYALLWTVPEPATKGVAAVISAGLIAYVGIDTFWALIQGFRYLMVESDAALTFDELRGAGERFGKVMGRQAARAFVVLATAAIGSTGATLGAKLPGLPGAAQAAVRAEAEAGVVYAAVGQVESVAIAADGFTFSLAPGAVAMSSSGTRGGGSASSGHKAWQTHRGMTKARGRAGPNSEWHHVVEQTEGNVRQFGPEAIHNTENVIALDKALHDMVSAFYSRKYPLITRSRVLTIREWLSTQSYAAQRDFGLLAIENIKKGVWR
- a CDS encoding DUF2019 domain-containing protein produces the protein MKTKDLKTLTLEELIARFHELSAKHGHLLNALNTRAANKEYKHAAAVRKELRTRGPDAEKCLLVLLTDPEPGTRYWAATAALGFAPSEAERALALLSEPPPTLLSVSAAMTLRAWKNGTLPLEE
- a CDS encoding cytochrome P450, whose translation is MHAVTSDPAVLPPRLPSGLPWVGQGLEYRKDPLGFFLRYAGAGAVVRTRFVGTAVYLLNTSEAIEHVLVKNFRNYPKDAFQKRALEAVVGQGLFTSHGDVWMRRRRMMQPAFHKHLLAAHGSVAVRAANTWLESRREGEAFNAYPEMMALTLDVVAGTLFGADLSARARELGRAMEAVMLHAQFLFDTPLPLPAWVPTPGQRRFQAALRTLHAVVDDVVEVRRRQGGPGDDLLGLLLEAQAGEGEPLTDAQLRDECLTLMIAGHETTAAALALSLWLLARHPEAEAALRRELGGREPTVADLPSLPYCEQVVKESLRLYPPAWGMSRVAEADDRMDGVHVPAGTVVAWSQWALHRDARHFPEPEAFRPERWADGLERRLPRFAWCPFGGGPRLCIGAGSALMVIRLVLATLLQRFHFDAGPGPAPEVLPAITLRPKGGIPLTPRAV
- a CDS encoding lycopene cyclase domain-containing protein gives rise to the protein MMETRWAYLIHLLAWTLPVIAIQLAVLVNHYKARAGEVLRAVLPPALVVGVYLSIADHLAISTGIWNFGEGRHVGVYVGAVPLEEILFFLITSILVSLGLALFTALLRLKEARAS